From the Streptococcus halotolerans genome, the window TATATCATCACATCAGCATAAGGTGCCAGAAGGCTCCAACCAAGGACATTAATCAGTACTTGTGTAACATTAAAAAGAAAGTAGTCTTTGGCCGTTACATAGCCCTTATTGATATCAATTTTGCGACTAATCAAACCAATGACCAAACCAACAAGCCCTGAAATCAACACCCAAGTCCACCATGGCGACCCATATTGAAGAGCATCCTTGAGAGCGTGCCCAAGAAAGCCTGAGAAAAAACCAACTGTCGGTCCATAAATCACAGCAAATAAAGCCAAAACAGCGTACTGCAACTGAATACTGGTATTAGGGATAGCGGTCGGAATATTAACCAAAATCCCAATAATGACAAAAAGTGCTGCGCCAATTCCTGTGGCAACGACAGTCTTAATAGAATTGTTTTTCATAATCTTAAAAAATCCTTTTATTTAATCTTTTTGATACTAATGCGCCAGCTTGAGCCAACACCAACATTGTAGGCTTTAGCAAAAGACCCTTGATTGATAGCTAGGCCAAGACGATAGAGTGAGTTAATATATAAAATAGGCTGTCCTAGACCCACATCAGCGAAAGACTTGCCGTAAGTAACTTGATTTTGATAAATCAAGAGGTCATGATGAGAAATGGTCACCTCGAAACGGTCACCGAAAACTGGTGACAAATACTGAAATTCCTCACGACTAATCGAAGTCCACAAGGAACCAAAGCGAACATCTAAGATATTAATGGCTCCTGAAATGTGCTCTTCTGACAGCTGCGTTTCTACTTCTGCCACTTCCAGAATCTTATCAACAGAGAGTTCTGGTCCAACTTCCTCAAAGGAAATATGCCCCGAAGCTAGCTTTGCGCCGGTATAGGCGTAGACATCCCGACCATGGAAGGTATAAGAATGCTCCGTATTTTGTCGACGATTAGCCACTTCAGAAATTTCCCGAACTGCCTTGATACCGATATGGCGCTTAATATGCGATAAGGTGCCATTATCAGGCGTAACAATGTATTGATTTTGTTCTGTCAAAGCAACGACACTCTTACGCGATGACCCAACACCTGGATCGACAACAGAGACAAACGTTGTCCCTTCAGGCCAGTATTCAATGGTCTGAAAGAGACGATAGCTAGCCTCAAAAATATTGTACGGTGTGATATCATGCGTTAAATGGTGAACACCAAGGCCAGGGTCTTCTTGCAAAATAACCCCAATCATAGCCGAAACAGCTCCATCGACCAAACCAAAATCTGACTGCAAAACCAAGAGTTTATTAGGCATCATTTCCCCCTCAAACATAGGACTTATCTTTTATCAAGATATTCATCTATTTTAACATGGCAAACCTTATTTAGCTATTTGGCAATTACTAGACGAGTATATAGTTTCAAACTATAATAACATCAAACGCATATCAGACAACTAAAGACTAAAAAGGCCAATGCTCTAAAAAAATAAATCAAGCTTGCTAAGAAGATCTCTAACATTTCTCCGCAGTGGACCCGCCCCGTTATAGCGTCTTTGAGTATCGAAAAAAATCTCATACTAACTTAAGGCACCTCTGATTTCATAGGATTAAAAAAGTAATGTTAAGGAGTCATTTACATTACAGCAGATTAGCCACGCCGAAACCAAAACTAGACTAGATAAATGTGAACCTCAAAATAGAAACAGAAAACAAGGTTATCTCCTTAAAGAGATAACCTTGTCGTCAAATCGTATGGGCACTAAATTGTTTTTCTAAGGGTCTACTGTAAAGAGGATTAGTCTTCTTTACGACGACGTGATGCTGCAAAACCTAGTGAAGCAAGTGCAATAGCTGAACCTGCTACAACTGCTGTTGATGATGATTTTTCACCAGTACTTGGCAATTGATCGTCATTCGCAGCTTTTGATGCTTCTGCTTTTTCAGAAGAAGCTGTTGCTTTAGCAGCTGATGCTTTTACTTCTGATTTATCAGCAGCTTTTTTAGCTCCTTTATCTGAAGCATTAGAACCATCTTTACCTTGTTCTTCTTTTTGAGTATCATCTGCTTTTGGTGCTTCTGGTTTTTCCTCTTTTGGTTGATCTTCACCTGGTTTGTCAGCTTTTTGGACTTTATCAACTGCAATAAAGTCTTCATGATGATCTGTATTAGCTAGATCAAACGCTGCTGTACGGTAGCTGTTTAATTCATAACCTTCTGGAACAGAAACTAGAGATGCTGTGAAGCCTTTACCTGGTTTAACATCTGTAAAGTTAGCGTTACCGAATTCATCTGTTGTTACTTGGCGAGTTGAACCATCTGCTGCTTTCAACTCAACAACTGCACCAACCACAGGGTTGAAGCCATTATCAACTACTTTGATTGTTGCTGAAGCATTACCAACTTCTTTGTCTTCTTTTGGTGCTTCTTTTTGAGTCTTATCAACAGTGATGAAGTCTTCGTGGTGATCTGTGTTAGCTAGGTCAAATGCTGCTGTACGGTAGCTGTTGTAATCATAGCCTTCTGGTACCATTGCCAAAGCAGCTGTGTAGCCTTTGCCTGGTTTAACATCTGTAAAGTTAGCGTTACCGAATTCATCTGTCTTCACTTGACGAGCTGAACCATCTGCTGCCAACAATTCAACAGTTGCGCCAACGACTGGTTTGAAGCCATTGTCAACTACTTTAACAGTTACTGAAGCATTACCAACTTCTTTATCTTCTTTTGGCGCTTCTTTTTGAGTCTTATCTGCTGTGATAAAGTCTTCGTGATGATCTGTATTTGCTAGATCAAACGCTGCTGTACGGTAGCTGTTGTATTCATAGCCTTCTGGTACCATTGCCAAAGCAGCTGTGTAACCTTTACCTGGTTTAACATCTGTAAAGTTAGCGTTACCAAATTCATCTGTCTTCACTTGACGAGCTGAACCATCTGCTGCCAACAATTCAACAGTTGCGCCAACGACTGGTTTGAAGCCATTGTCAACTACTTTAACAGTTACTGAAGCGTTACCAACTTCTTTGTCTTCTTTTGGTGCTTCTTTTTGAGCCTTATCTGCTGTGATGAAGTCTTCGTGATGATCTGTATTTGCTAGATCAAATGCTGCTGTACGGTAGCTGTTGTATTCATAGCCTTCTGGTACCATTGCCAAAGCAGCTGTGTAGCCTTTGCCTGGTTTAACGTCTGTAAAGTTAGCGTTACCGAATTCATCTGTCTTCACTTGACGA encodes:
- a CDS encoding SAM hydrolase/SAM-dependent halogenase family protein; this encodes MPNKLLVLQSDFGLVDGAVSAMIGVILQEDPGLGVHHLTHDITPYNIFEASYRLFQTIEYWPEGTTFVSVVDPGVGSSRKSVVALTEQNQYIVTPDNGTLSHIKRHIGIKAVREISEVANRRQNTEHSYTFHGRDVYAYTGAKLASGHISFEEVGPELSVDKILEVAEVETQLSEEHISGAINILDVRFGSLWTSISREEFQYLSPVFGDRFEVTISHHDLLIYQNQVTYGKSFADVGLGQPILYINSLYRLGLAINQGSFAKAYNVGVGSSWRISIKKIK
- a CDS encoding ECF-type riboflavin transporter substrate-binding protein, whose protein sequence is MKNNSIKTVVATGIGAALFVIIGILVNIPTAIPNTSIQLQYAVLALFAVIYGPTVGFFSGFLGHALKDALQYGSPWWTWVLISGLVGLVIGLISRKIDINKGYVTAKDYFLFNVTQVLINVLGWSLLAPYADVMIYSEPSSKVYAQGLLSAIVNLLTVGIGGSLLLALYAKTRTKKGSLTKD
- a CDS encoding SpaA isopeptide-forming pilin-related protein — encoded protein: MGLNMFYKGKHDSSQTQQRYSIKKLSVGTASVLVGIAFLGMNTQAVSADQTPTGETAPVVQDVVGSASATIAVKDNASNPVAGATVELLSAEGTARQVATDEFGNANFTDVKPGNYSAVVAAVPEGYEATAFRPNFTLKNTDHYEDFINVNKVEKVSEPVEEAPKEDKEVGNASATIAVKDNASNPVAGATVELLAADGTARQVKTDEFGNANFTDVKPGKGYTAALAMVPEGYEYNSYRTAAFDLNNADHHEDFITADKTQKEAPKADKEVGNASVTISVKDNGFKPVVGATVELLAADGSARQVKTDEFGNANFTDVKPGKGYTAALAMVPEGYEYNSYRTAAFDLANTDHHEDFITADKAQKEAPKEDKEVGNASVTVKVVDNGFKPVVGATVELLAADGSARQVKTDEFGNANFTDVKPGKGYTAALAMVPEGYEYNSYRTAAFDLANTDHHEDFITADKTQKEAPKEDKEVGNASVTVKVVDNGFKPVVGATVELLAADGSARQVKTDEFGNANFTDVKPGKGYTAALAMVPEGYDYNSYRTAAFDLANTDHHEDFITVDKTQKEAPKEDKEVGNASATIKVVDNGFNPVVGAVVELKAADGSTRQVTTDEFGNANFTDVKPGKGFTASLVSVPEGYELNSYRTAAFDLANTDHHEDFIAVDKVQKADKPGEDQPKEEKPEAPKADDTQKEEQGKDGSNASDKGAKKAADKSEVKASAAKATASSEKAEASKAANDDQLPSTGEKSSSTAVVAGSAIALASLGFAASRRRKED